In Actinomycetota bacterium, the genomic stretch GTTGTCAGCTCTCGGGAGGAGCCTACGCCCGTGGTCTATTTACACCGAGGAAGGGTCGCCACCGTCACAGCAGGTGTCCGCATCAAGGGCCATGATGACCGAGGAGAATAGGCGATGCACTTGCGCAGATGGTTAGCGGCGTCCGTCCTCACCGCGCTTGTCGTCGGTGTGGGAGCAGGGGTCGCCGTCGCCAACAGAGAGGGGTCTCGATCGCAACCGACCCGTCCTCTCATCGGTGGGTGGCCGGACGACGTCGACGGAGACGAAGTGATCTCCGACAGCGGCGCGGAGCGCATCCCGATACTGATCAAGGCCGTCGGCGATCATGGCGTCGAGGGCTACATCCGGTTCAATGATCTCGAAGGCGGACCTCAACCCGTGACACCTGAAGAAGCCGTGCAGATGTCAGGCCGTGAGCGGGTCATTCCGGTGTACACAGAGGACGGTGAGACGGTCATCGACACATACACCTTGGCTGGCACGTGACCAGTCGCTGACATCCCCTTGCTGGAGCGTCTCAACCGCCTAGTTCGGCCCGTAAGGTCCACCGTCGGCCGCTTGAGGCACTCTTAGCCGCATCCTCGTTCGATTCCGGCCCCAGGGTCCGATGTCATACGTGGGCTCGCAGACGAACGGCGAGCTTGCAGGGCTTGGGGCGCCGGGCCCGGTTCCAGGCTCGATCGTCCGCCCGGGCGGCCCGGTACCGGTGTCGGCCACCGTGGCGGGCGATCTCACGGCTGATGGTCGACGGTCGCCCGTCGCAGCCGCCCGGCGATCGTGCGAACGGAGACGCCTTCGGCCAGTCCGCGTGAGATCTCCTCACGCTCGGTCAGTGACAGCACCCGCGGCGAGCGACATCGCGTGGCCGGCACGTACCCGCCGTTGGACGCCACCACACCGTGGATCGAGCCGGGCTGCCTGCCGAGCGCCCGTCCGATCTCGCTGAGTGACTCGCCCTCCTTCCACCGCGACCACAGCTCCCGCTTCTGCTCGGGATTCAACCCCGGCCGTCCCCTCTGCGCCATCCGCCCACCTCCCGGTCGAGACCGCACCATCCTCGGTGTTGCGTCGACCGGTAGAACTCAAGGCTACTTGCTTCGGTCCTCCAGTTGGACGTCTGTCAAGCCCCGCTGACGGAGGCCTTCCAGCACCACCAGTTCGATCGTTTCCCGGGGGATGCCAGCGAGGCCGCCCTCGGCTTGGATGATCACGTCCATGGTGACCTCGGTGCTGTGGGCGCTCAGGGGAAGCACCGCGACTTTCACGACGTCACGGGCTTTGCTGCCCGGGATGCCCTTGACCGTCAGCGTGATCGATGAGATCGCGGCGGCCGGAGCCGGTAGCTTCCCCCCGCGGGCGGCTGCTCCCTCTGCACTATCGGGTCCCGCCGAGGCGTCCGGTCCCGCCTCGGGCTGGCCCGGCGCCTCGTCAGCCTGCGGTCCCGTTCCCTTCCGATCGGCCAGCAGCTCCTTGATGGCCGCAGCTCGGACCAGGAAGGTTCCGGGCTGGAACTGAACCTCGCTGGGGTCGACCCGCTGGGCGAACCTGAGGACGGCGTCATCGGCGTCCCACGCCGACCCGCTGGACATGCCGAACAGGCCCTTGGCGACGCCTTCCACGAGAGCAGCGCGAAGCACCTGGGGACCGGCCAGCTTGGGCAGCCGTGGGAGCCTGGCGAAGTAGCCGAGGAGTTGGTCCAGCTCCACGGCGTCCGTGCCCTCCGGGAGCAACCCGAAGCGGTTGGCGAGCAACGCGGCCGGGGCGAGCGTCGACTCAACCAGGCGGTCGGCTCCTCGCAGGTATTCGACGACCCTCGCGCCGACCTTCGCGTCCACCCGCGCAGGGCCCAGGTCGATGTGGTCCAGCTTCACGCCGCCCGTGTCGCTCTCGCCCAGCAGGAGCAGGTGCCGGTAGGCCTGCACCACTTGCTGGGGAAGGCGCTCCTCCGCCGCGGTGAGCCGCTTATCGAGCTGCTCGCGCTGTTCGGCGTTGAAGCGGTTCAGCCGGTAGCGATCGCCCTTGATGTCGCTCAAGGCGGCCAGCGTCCGGGCGGACGCCCGGGCCTTGCTCATCGCCGCAGCGTCGGCAGCCGCGAGCATGACCGCGTTCCGGTTGGACCGGAAGGCCGGGTCGACCTCGTCATCACTACAGCAGACATCACGGGTTCTCCTTCCCCGCCCTCGGGTGGCTATTGAGTTCGGGGAAGACGTCTCACGTCATGTTGACAGAGAGGGTTCAGCTCGGCGAAGGACGCGAGGGACGGGACGGGCACCATGAAGTTGCGCCGGCCGTAGCCGACCAGGCCCTCGACGTGGCCCTTCTCGTTTCCCCGGGCCACCCGGCAGAACCGGTGGGCGAACAGGAAGTGGCTCTCCAGGCGCAGGAACTCCCCGGTCAGCTCGCGGTCCCGTCCGATCACCTTCCTGACCGCGATCGTGGTGTTGTCGTACGCCGTCCTGGTCGGCACGCCCCCGAAGAACGAGAACGCGGCGACGTGGGCGGCCTGGAAGGTCTCGGTGCACTCCCGGGGGTAGGCGGAGACGTGGAAGGCATCGGAGTAGGGAAGGCTCATCACCGCGAACGCCGCCTTGCGGCGCACCCCGGCGATCTCCACGGTGGCGTAGCCGAAGTCGAACTGGGCCTCACCGGGCGGGTGGGACAGCGGGACGAACACCTCCCGGGCGTGGCGGTGGTGCCGGGCCACCGCCTCCTTGACCTGGGTGATGCCCCCGGGGTAGCCGTACTCGTCGCGGAGGCGGCAGAAGATCCTCTTGGCCGTGTGGCGCTGCTTGGGGGGCGCCTCGGCATCGGCCGCCAGGATCTCGGAGATCACCCCCAGGTAGGGCCCGAGCTTGGTCTTGGGGCGAGCCACGCTCTGCCGGTACCCCGGCGGCTCGGGGTTGGCGAGGATCTTGCCCAGGGTCACCCACCCGATGCCGTAGTCCCTGCGGATCGATCGCTTGGAGGCGCCCTCGACGAGCACCTTGCGCCGGATCTCGGTCCACTCCTGCATGTCGCTGCGCACTCCCTCTCCCGTTCTGCGGGCTTCCCTTCCGGGAGCCTGAGGGCGAACTCGAGCAGAACGGGGATGTCGGGGGTGCGACAGGTTTCGACCGGCCTTTTCAGCCTAGGGGTGCGACCGTTTTGGACCGGCGTTCATAGATGCGGCTGCATTGGGGAGCCAGGACTATCCGGGCTATGCGGGAACTGTGCGGCGGCTCGCGACCGACGTCGGTCGGATGCAAGTGGCCCTACAGGGCGGGCTCGCCGGCTTCATCGGATCAACGAAGGCGGTCAAGGCCGCGACCAGGGACATGACGGCTCTTTCCGAGTCAGGCTTCACCTGCCCCTGATCCGGCGTCTTACCGGAGGACGGGCGAATGGCCCACCGGCGCCGGCTCGGCGTGCGCCCAATGGCCGGGCTCCGGACCGACACCGGGAACCCAATGGACGCGCCGGTCACACGCTCGGCAGTGAGAAGCGAACCGAGCGAGCTCCCGCTCCAAGGTCACCCTTCGTGGTGAGCAGGTGCATCCCAAGGCGGACAGGCTGACTAGCGGCCGAACCGCTCGATATTTGCGACTGCGGCCCCTACCAGTAGAGAATCTGGCGTTCCTAACAGGGAGGGAGGGGGCCATGCGACGGAAACTTGCGGTCGTCGTTGCCGGCTTGCTGGTGGCCGGTGGCGCGGGGACCGCCTCGATCGTCGCGTCGTCGTCGGCGACCGCCACGACAGCGCTCACGGTGACCGAGCACGCAGTGACCGACCACATCACGGATGTCGGGAAGACCGGGCTCGGCCGGGGCGATCTGCTCACGTTCCACAACCCGATCTACGACTCGACAGATACCACCGTGGTGGGGTCGGACCAGGGCTCCTGCATCCGGATCACCAAGTTCAAGGAAGGTAGCAAGAAGGGCTCCTGGGAATGCCAGTGGACCACCTTCCTCGACAACGGAGCCAGCAGCATCACCGTCGAGACGCCCTACTACGACACTGGCCTGGGTACCGGGGCGATCACGGGTGGCACGGGGACCTACGCGGGAGCAAGCGGCTCGCTCGACCTTGACTGCTTTTCTCAGACCAGGTGCACGTTCAAGTTCAACTTGTCGTAGCAGATCGGATAGCCGGAACGGGCCGGGTGGTGCGCGCTACCGGCCGATCAAACGCGCCTCGGAGACTCCTGGGGTCTACCCCAGCATCGGGGAATGGCCCTCCGGCGCGGGTTCGGCATGCGCCCAGTGACCAGGCTCAGGGCCGACACCCTCGACCCAGTGCACCGTCCGGTTGCACCGATGGCAGTGCAGGACCCACGTGAGGAGTTCCCGCTCCAGCTCGCCCTTCGTCTGGAGGAGCAGCATCCGGAGCCGCTTCGCCGCGAGCATGAAGGGGTCGACCGGCCCGAATCCGGCGTCGTGGAGCTCTTCGATCAAGTCGTAGGCGTCTCTGGCTCGCTCTGCGATGGCGTGCACTGACCTCTCGAGGATCTCCCGCTCGCGCTGTCGGGTCGGCATGCCCGAATGGTATCCGTCCACGGCGACGCCCTAGAATCCGGGCCGGGACCGCTCAGGGAAGGGGGCTACCGCGATGCATCGGGCCCGCACCTACCTCTCTTTGGCGTGTGTTCTCGTCGTCGTCTTCGGTGTCACGGCGGCGCCGTCTTCCGCCGTCACACTGAGCGGGGACCGACCTGCCGCCAAGCAGTGCGGCGAGTGGCGGTGGAACATCAAGACCCTGTCGGACAAAGACGCGGGCAAGGTCAACTTCAAGCCGAAGGACCGGGGGGTGAACTATCTGCGGGGGCTGGCCGCCCCGAAGGACCTGTCGAGCGACACCCCCCGGATCCAGAAGGTGGAGTTCACCACATACTCCCTGAAGGTCCATCTCCTGAGGGCCACGTTCGAGGACGACAGCGACGTGCACCTGGTGGTCTCGGCCCCTGCCAATAAGGCCCATACCATGATCGTGGAGTTCCCAGACACCACCTGTCAGGGAGCGGCCGGCTCGAAGAAGAAGAAGGTCATGAAGCAGGCTCGGGACGACCTGCTCGCGGCCTGCCCTCCCATCAGTCATTCCTCGTTCACCAAGCTGAAGGGCACCGCCACCATCACCGGGGTGGGGTTCTGGGACGAGATCCACGGCCAGTCCGGGGTGGCCCCGAACGGCATCGAACTGCATCCGGTCCTCAGCTTCCACGGCTCTTGCTCGGCGGCCGGCGGAGGCGGTGGCGGCGGTGGTGGACAGAACTGCACTCCCGGTTACTCGCCGTGCCTCGTCGATCACAACGGGGCCGACTACGACTGCTACGGGGGCGGAGGGGACGGCCCCTACTACACGAAGCCCGGCGTCACCTACAAGGTGACGGGATCAGACCCGTACAACCTAGACTCCGATGGTAACGGTCTGGGCTGCGAGTAAAGCCAGGGCGGGCTGATGGGAGTCCGCGAGCTGGCCCGCAACGAGGAGGCTCTGGAGACTGACGCCTTCGCACAGGCCGCGGTGGGTGAAGGGCTGCGGGCCTTGAACCGTGAAGACAACACCACCCCGACAACGCTGCGGGGCCGATATTCAACAGGCCTTCTCGAATCGGTCCTAGTACATGTCTGCGGGGTGGCCGTACATGTCTCCGGGCTGCACGTACATGTCGGCTGGCTGAGATCCGTGGCGGTAGTGGTGGTACCGGGCACCAGTTCCGAACACCAGGGCCAGGACGGCCACCGCCAGCAGGACCCACATGAAGATACGTCTCATTCCGCTACCTCCCTGCTCGAAGCCTACGAAGGGCCGAGGGCCGCGCACCATGCTGTCGACGCGAGAATCCGCGCCCTCAGGGCAAACGCCTTCGGCGAAGGGCGTGGCTGCCCCACTGCCCGCGCGGGCAAGGTCTGACCCGATCCGCCCCCTACGAGGCACGACATAGTTTCGGCGGCAGGCCAGCCCCGGCGGGGTGGGCAGTCAATGGCGGATCCCTCCCCCTGCTATGGTGCAGGCTGAGGGCACCGATCGCGGTTCGCTTCGAGCAGTTCCCTCCTCGGCATCCCGCCGGGTGCTCGACGGGCAGCACCAAGGCCCGTGGGCGAGGAGAGGAGGGGATTGCGCATGGCAACCGGCACCGTGAAGTGGTTCAGCTCCGAGAAGGGCTACGGCTTCATCACCCCCGATGACGGCACCGCTGACGTGTTCGTGCACCACAGCGCCATCGCCGGGGAGGGATACAAGAACCTCGACGAGGGGCAGAAGGTCGAGTACGAAGTGACCCAGGGGCAGAAGGGACCGCAGGCCGCGGGCGTGAAGCGCGCCCCGTAGCAGACCCCCCGTCGAGCCAGGCAGGGAGGGAGGGCTCGAACCGTGCAAGGAGGTCGTGTGGCCAGGAAGGGTGATCTCATCGTCGTCAATCCGCGGAACGTCGGCGGGCCGGCCCGGGAGGGGGAGATCATCGAGGTGATCGAACGCGACCTGCGGGTCCAATACCGGGTCCGGTGGAACGACGGACACGAGAGCTTGTTTGCCCCTGGTGCGGGTGCGGCAAGGATCGAGCCCGCCCGAGACCAGAAGAAGACCCGGTCCGAGGGGACCGCGCCCAAGAAGTCACCTGCCAAGGCGTCGACGGCCAAGAACTCAGCGGCCAAGAAGGCGTCCGCGAAGACAATCACGGCCAAGAAGTTGACCGCCAAGAAGTCGACGGATAAGACGGCCAAGAAGTCGGCCGCCAAGAAGTCGGCCGCCAAGAAGTCGGCGGTGAGAAAGGTCGCAGCCACGAAGGCCGCGTCGCGAGGGCCGATCGGCCGGCGGTGAATCAGATGGCGGAAGCTCCCCGACCCGAAGTGGGTCTTGGCGCCTCAGGCCACCCGCCGCTAGGGGACCAGCGCCGGTCGGTGGGGTCGGTCCCCCCAGCGCCAGGTGCAGTTCCCGACTACTCCGCTGGGCGGGGTAGGCCGGGTCGACGACGAATGGGCCAGGGCAAAGCCTTGGGGACGACTCCGAGGCGGCCTCGTCCTCGCGCCCGGAAGGGGCAGGGTACAGCAGCATCCGAGAAGCCGACTGCGGAAGATGCTCGAGCGGTTCAGAGGAAGGAAAAGCGACCGCTCGACATCGTGCTCTTCGGGGCCACCGGCTTCGTGGGACGGTTGACGGCCGGCTACTTAGCCCGACACACTCCCCAGGGCGTTCGCATCGGGCTGGGCGGGCGATCCGAACAGAGGTTGTCGAGCCTTCGCTCGACGCTCGGCGGGGAGGCCTCGGCCTGGCCGCTCGTGGTGGCCGACTCGGACGATCCCGGGTCGCTGGCGGCGATGGCCGAGAGGACCCGGGTGGTGGCGACGACCGTCGGACCCTACCGACGCCACGGCCTTCCGCTGGTCGAGGCGTGCGCCGCAGCGGGAACCGACTACGCGGACCTGACCGGGGAGGTGCTCTTCGTTCGCAGCAGCATCGACAGCGCCGGCGCCGCCGCCGCGACCACCGGATCCCGCATCGTCCACGCGTGTGGTTTCGACTCCATCCCCTCGGACCTGGGGGTGGCCATGCTTCATGACGCGGTTCGCAGTGATGGCGCGGGGGACCTCGAGGAGACGACGCTCGTCGTCCTGGCGATGGGGGGTGGGGTCAGCGGCGGGACCA encodes the following:
- a CDS encoding cold-shock protein, producing MATGTVKWFSSEKGYGFITPDDGTADVFVHHSAIAGEGYKNLDEGQKVEYEVTQGQKGPQAAGVKRAP
- a CDS encoding helix-turn-helix domain-containing protein, whose translation is MAQRGRPGLNPEQKRELWSRWKEGESLSEIGRALGRQPGSIHGVVASNGGYVPATRCRSPRVLSLTEREEISRGLAEGVSVRTIAGRLRRATVDHQP
- a CDS encoding DUF1918 domain-containing protein, coding for MARKGDLIVVNPRNVGGPAREGEIIEVIERDLRVQYRVRWNDGHESLFAPGAGAARIEPARDQKKTRSEGTAPKKSPAKASTAKNSAAKKASAKTITAKKLTAKKSTDKTAKKSAAKKSAAKKSAVRKVAATKAASRGPIGRR
- the istA gene encoding IS21 family transposase produces the protein MQEWTEIRRKVLVEGASKRSIRRDYGIGWVTLGKILANPEPPGYRQSVARPKTKLGPYLGVISEILAADAEAPPKQRHTAKRIFCRLRDEYGYPGGITQVKEAVARHHRHAREVFVPLSHPPGEAQFDFGYATVEIAGVRRKAAFAVMSLPYSDAFHVSAYPRECTETFQAAHVAAFSFFGGVPTRTAYDNTTIAVRKVIGRDRELTGEFLRLESHFLFAHRFCRVARGNEKGHVEGLVGYGRRNFMVPVPSLASFAELNPLCQHDVRRLPRTQ
- a CDS encoding Allene oxide cyclase; the encoded protein is MRRKLAVVVAGLLVAGGAGTASIVASSSATATTALTVTEHAVTDHITDVGKTGLGRGDLLTFHNPIYDSTDTTVVGSDQGSCIRITKFKEGSKKGSWECQWTTFLDNGASSITVETPYYDTGLGTGAITGGTGTYAGASGSLDLDCFSQTRCTFKFNLS